The proteins below come from a single Halomonas binhaiensis genomic window:
- a CDS encoding TRAP transporter substrate-binding protein, with product MPLRYWAQRRYKRTGTSTPDSVAHSFAEKTEVAEKTEGRIEPKVYHNGVLGDQPDAIEQTRNGALDFANFNMGPMGPIVPATNVLSLPFLFNSEEDMYRLMDGDIGQRFADALEEKGLVALSWFGSGARSMYNTQHPIETPDDVKGLKLRVMNNDLYVDMINALGGNATPMAYSEVYQSLKTGVIDGAENNYPSYESSGHYEVAKYYSNTDHLILPECLCVAKRTWDDMSAEDQEIVRQAAVNAAIEQRKLWEEGAAASREKVIEAGDQINDVADKAAFQEAMQPVYESFNSEHPDLASLVEDIRAAQKD from the coding sequence TTGCCATTGCGCTATTGGGCGCAACGCAGGTACAAGCGAACCGGTACGTCCACACCGGACAGCGTCGCCCATAGCTTCGCCGAAAAGACCGAGGTCGCCGAAAAGACCGAAGGGCGTATTGAGCCCAAGGTGTATCACAACGGGGTGCTGGGCGATCAGCCCGATGCCATTGAGCAGACCCGCAATGGCGCTCTCGACTTTGCCAACTTCAACATGGGACCGATGGGGCCGATCGTGCCCGCCACCAACGTGCTGTCACTGCCCTTCCTGTTCAACAGTGAAGAGGATATGTATCGCTTGATGGACGGAGACATCGGCCAGCGCTTCGCCGATGCCCTGGAAGAGAAGGGGCTGGTGGCACTTTCCTGGTTCGGCTCCGGCGCGCGCAGCATGTACAACACCCAGCATCCCATCGAGACCCCGGATGATGTCAAGGGTCTCAAGCTGCGGGTGATGAACAATGACCTCTATGTGGACATGATCAATGCCCTGGGGGGAAATGCGACGCCGATGGCCTATAGCGAAGTCTATCAGTCGCTCAAGACTGGGGTCATCGACGGGGCAGAGAACAACTATCCCTCCTATGAATCCAGCGGTCACTACGAAGTCGCCAAGTATTACTCCAATACTGACCATCTGATCCTTCCGGAATGCCTCTGCGTCGCCAAGCGCACCTGGGATGACATGAGTGCAGAGGACCAGGAGATTGTGCGCCAGGCGGCCGTCAATGCCGCGATCGAACAGCGCAAGCTATGGGAAGAGGGTGCCGCAGCCAGTCGTGAGAAGGTCATCGAGGCCGGCGACCAGATCAATGATGTGGCGGACAAGGCAGCATTCCAGGAGGCCATGCAGCCGGTCTACGAATCCTTCAACTCCGAGCATCCCGATCTTGCGTCATTGGTCGAGGATATCCGCGCCGCCCAGAAAGACTGA
- a CDS encoding FadR/GntR family transcriptional regulator has protein sequence MVAKPQPRTEAAPLNVQKLTREGNLSMHVADQLEGLITNGSIAVGDKLPTESGLCESFGVSRTVIREAVAHLKSLGLVEARRGIGTTVIRAMPAEAMPAKRIRPTTVQDILHVLELRLNMEPAAAALAAERHDAEDRALIEAKHVAFIAARREQTLARNEDFEFHHAIAKATHNPFFGLFFEQLNLSAIPRSKLVSSEVNTATADVYLQRVEAEHQAIVDAIFARDAEAAYDAMRRHLTRAQETYQQFREKS, from the coding sequence ATGGTAGCCAAGCCCCAGCCGCGCACTGAAGCGGCCCCACTCAATGTGCAGAAACTGACCCGCGAGGGCAATCTGTCGATGCACGTGGCCGATCAATTGGAAGGCTTGATCACCAATGGCAGCATTGCCGTCGGTGACAAACTGCCGACAGAGAGCGGGCTGTGCGAGTCGTTTGGCGTCAGTCGAACGGTGATTCGCGAAGCCGTCGCGCATTTGAAATCCCTGGGCCTGGTGGAAGCCCGGCGCGGTATCGGTACCACCGTGATCCGTGCCATGCCGGCAGAGGCCATGCCCGCCAAGCGCATTCGCCCGACCACCGTGCAGGACATTCTTCATGTGCTGGAGTTGCGTCTGAACATGGAGCCTGCCGCCGCGGCACTGGCTGCTGAACGCCATGATGCGGAGGACCGGGCACTTATCGAAGCCAAGCATGTGGCTTTCATTGCTGCCCGCCGCGAGCAGACACTGGCACGCAATGAGGATTTCGAGTTCCACCACGCCATCGCCAAGGCCACGCACAATCCTTTCTTTGGCCTGTTTTTCGAACAGCTCAACTTGAGTGCCATTCCACGTTCAAAACTCGTCAGCAGTGAAGTCAATACCGCTACGGCCGATGTCTATCTTCAGCGGGTTGAAGCTGAGCACCAGGCCATCGTCGATGCCATCTTTGCGCGTGATGCAGAAGCAGCATACGACGCCATGCGCCGCCACCTGACCCGTGCACAGGAAACCTATCAACAATTCCGCGAGAAAAGCTGA
- a CDS encoding NAD-dependent epimerase/dehydratase family protein, producing the protein MLNRLLVTGAAGGVGKAIRPYLSRLAREIRLSDIEEVEQGSDGAEIITCDLADAEAVNKLVQGCDGIIHLGGVSVERSWHQILPANIAGTYHVYEAARRIGKPRIVFASSNHTIGFYPRSQRLDNKVPRRPDSLYGLSKCFGEDLASLYHDKFGLETLSVRIGSCFEKPADTRMMATWLSVADFMALLERAFITPKLGNTVIYGASNNSEQWWDNREASFLGWVPKDSSEPWREETETKDGRLDPMDPAVMYQGGKFVAQGHPDET; encoded by the coding sequence ATGTTGAATCGACTGCTGGTCACCGGTGCGGCAGGTGGGGTAGGGAAAGCCATTCGCCCTTACCTGTCACGCCTGGCCAGGGAAATTCGCCTGTCGGACATCGAAGAAGTGGAACAGGGTAGCGATGGAGCAGAAATCATCACCTGTGACCTGGCCGATGCCGAGGCGGTGAACAAGCTGGTTCAGGGCTGCGATGGCATCATTCATCTTGGCGGTGTATCGGTCGAGCGCTCCTGGCACCAGATCCTGCCAGCCAATATTGCCGGCACTTATCATGTATACGAGGCCGCTCGTCGCATCGGCAAACCACGCATCGTCTTCGCCAGTTCCAATCACACCATTGGTTTCTATCCACGCAGCCAGCGCCTGGACAACAAGGTCCCGCGTCGTCCCGATTCGTTATATGGCCTGTCCAAGTGCTTTGGCGAAGACCTGGCCAGCCTCTATCACGATAAGTTTGGCCTGGAGACTCTCAGCGTGCGGATTGGCTCCTGTTTCGAGAAACCGGCAGATACGCGCATGATGGCGACCTGGCTGAGTGTCGCCGACTTCATGGCTTTGCTGGAGCGTGCCTTTATCACTCCGAAGCTTGGAAACACTGTCATTTACGGTGCTTCCAACAACAGTGAGCAATGGTGGGATAATCGCGAAGCCAGCTTTCTCGGCTGGGTACCCAAGGACAGTTCCGAGCCCTGGCGTGAAGAAACTGAAACAAAGGATGGGCGACTGGACCCGATGGATCCTGCCGTCATGTATCAAGGAGGGAAGTTTGTTGCGCAGGGACATCCAGATGAAACCTGA
- a CDS encoding TRAP transporter large permease, with amino-acid sequence MGLTILFGVFFLGLVVGAPVAFAVGLAAVVTFMYEGLPLFVAFQRILSGISVFSLLAIPFFIFAGELMLHGGISQRLVRLASAAVGRVRGGLGMVNVSSSMLFGGISGSAVADTSALGSILIPVMKEKGYDADYSVNVTVTSSIAGVVIPPSHNMILYAVAAGGGISITQLFVAGIVPGVLMCGLLAIAAYIVAVKRGYRGETFPGWRALAISFVVATPGLLTAVIIVGGVLSGILTVTESGAFGAIYAILITGLVYRELSWNAFKQAVYQAVRTTALVMILVACASAFSYLLALYNVPELLSTALLGITDNPYVILLLLNLILLALGMIMDMAALILICTPIFLPVATQFGMDPIQFGIIMMINLGLGLCTPPVGACLFVGSVIGKIKIEQAVRTIWPFYLALFAALMLVTYVPALSMALPELMR; translated from the coding sequence ATGGGCCTCACGATCTTGTTCGGCGTCTTCTTTCTTGGGCTGGTCGTCGGTGCCCCGGTTGCCTTTGCTGTCGGTCTGGCTGCCGTTGTCACCTTCATGTATGAGGGGTTACCACTGTTTGTCGCCTTTCAGCGCATTCTGTCCGGCATCTCGGTGTTCTCATTGCTGGCCATTCCGTTCTTCATCTTCGCAGGCGAGCTGATGCTGCACGGGGGCATCTCCCAGCGTCTGGTACGCCTGGCTTCCGCAGCGGTAGGGCGGGTGCGCGGAGGACTTGGCATGGTCAATGTCAGTTCCTCGATGCTGTTCGGTGGCATCTCGGGGTCCGCCGTGGCAGATACCTCTGCGCTGGGTTCCATCCTGATCCCGGTAATGAAGGAGAAGGGCTACGACGCCGATTACTCGGTGAATGTCACGGTCACGTCATCGATTGCGGGGGTGGTCATTCCGCCAAGCCACAATATGATTCTGTATGCCGTGGCCGCAGGTGGGGGCATTTCCATCACGCAATTGTTCGTGGCAGGCATCGTTCCCGGCGTACTGATGTGTGGACTGCTGGCCATCGCCGCCTACATCGTGGCAGTCAAGCGGGGCTATCGCGGTGAAACCTTTCCCGGCTGGCGGGCCCTGGCCATCAGCTTTGTCGTCGCCACTCCCGGACTGCTGACTGCCGTGATTATTGTCGGCGGAGTGCTGTCAGGCATTCTTACGGTCACCGAGTCCGGTGCCTTCGGCGCCATCTACGCCATTCTCATCACCGGGCTGGTCTACCGTGAACTGAGCTGGAACGCCTTCAAGCAGGCAGTCTATCAAGCCGTGCGCACCACCGCACTGGTCATGATCCTGGTCGCCTGTGCTTCAGCCTTTTCCTATCTTCTGGCGTTATACAATGTGCCAGAACTGCTTTCGACAGCATTGCTCGGGATCACCGACAATCCTTACGTCATCCTGTTGTTGCTCAATCTGATCCTGCTGGCTCTCGGCATGATCATGGACATGGCAGCCTTGATCCTGATCTGTACCCCCATCTTCCTGCCTGTCGCTACACAATTCGGCATGGATCCGATCCAGTTCGGCATCATCATGATGATCAACCTGGGGCTCGGGCTATGCACACCGCCTGTAGGGGCCTGCCTGTTTGTCGGCAGTGTCATCGGCAAGATAAAGATCGAGCAGGCAGTGCGTACCATATGGCCATTCTATCTTGCCCTGTTTGCAGCATTGATGCTGGTCACTTATGTCCCGGCCTTGTCCATGGCACTGCCTGAATTGATGCGCTGA
- a CDS encoding MFS transporter, with amino-acid sequence MTTLQCELDGVQQRRERATRITFLIAGIAIAAWAPLVPYLKNSLAIDDGGLGLLLLCLGLGSLVAMPVTSALVVRMGARRVIVMSALVCLSCLPLLAGVSSFLAAFFTLLLFGASIGMLDVAMNLQAVAVERTSGRSLMSGFHGLFSLGSIVGVSAMMGLLTLGLPPTWATGMVVMAALLGLAMAWGGLLNEVSADRSAPTFALPRGIVLLLGAICAISFLVEGAMLDWIGVLLHEYRDVSTAWAGLGYALFSVSMTVGRLSGDQLIGRFGHVPLVTLGTALAAFGMLLISLVPHWLVAGLGAMLVGLGCSNLVPIMFSLAGRQTLMPERVALPAVVTLGYAGLLAGPAAIGHVANMTSLVMALVMLALLLVAATVMGARLPRSRYLKLD; translated from the coding sequence ATGACGACACTGCAATGTGAGTTGGATGGCGTCCAGCAAAGGCGTGAGCGTGCGACGCGTATCACCTTCCTGATTGCCGGTATTGCGATAGCGGCCTGGGCGCCTCTGGTGCCTTATCTCAAGAACAGCCTGGCGATAGATGACGGCGGCCTGGGCTTGTTGCTGCTGTGCCTGGGGCTGGGATCGCTGGTAGCCATGCCGGTGACTAGTGCCCTGGTCGTGCGTATGGGGGCTCGTCGGGTCATCGTGATGAGTGCCCTGGTGTGCCTGAGCTGTTTGCCATTGTTGGCGGGAGTGAGCAGTTTTCTTGCGGCCTTCTTCACTCTGCTGCTGTTCGGGGCCAGCATCGGCATGCTCGATGTGGCCATGAACCTGCAGGCGGTGGCCGTGGAACGCACCAGCGGGCGCAGCCTGATGTCTGGCTTTCACGGCCTGTTCAGCCTTGGTTCCATTGTCGGCGTCAGTGCCATGATGGGGCTTCTTACCCTTGGCCTGCCCCCGACATGGGCGACAGGCATGGTCGTGATGGCTGCGCTGCTGGGCCTGGCCATGGCCTGGGGCGGCCTGTTGAATGAAGTCTCTGCGGACCGTAGTGCGCCAACATTCGCCCTTCCCCGAGGCATCGTTCTGTTACTCGGAGCCATCTGTGCCATCAGCTTTCTGGTCGAGGGTGCCATGCTCGACTGGATTGGGGTGCTGTTGCATGAATATCGAGATGTCAGTACTGCATGGGCGGGGCTCGGCTACGCGTTGTTCTCCGTCAGCATGACCGTGGGACGCTTGAGCGGCGATCAACTGATTGGACGCTTTGGCCATGTGCCACTGGTCACGCTGGGCACTGCGCTGGCAGCCTTCGGGATGCTGCTGATCAGCCTGGTGCCGCACTGGCTGGTGGCCGGACTGGGCGCCATGCTGGTAGGGCTGGGGTGCTCCAACCTGGTGCCGATCATGTTCTCGTTGGCAGGCCGCCAGACATTGATGCCCGAACGTGTCGCTCTGCCAGCTGTGGTGACCCTGGGCTACGCCGGCCTGCTCGCAGGCCCTGCTGCCATTGGTCACGTGGCCAACATGACCAGCCTGGTGATGGCATTGGTCATGCTGGCTCTTTTACTGGTAGCAGCAACCGTGATGGGAGCACGGTTGCCACGCTCTCGCTATCTCAAGCTCGATTGA
- a CDS encoding autotransporter outer membrane beta-barrel domain-containing protein yields MTYAQDATTIKATELIKGFSLLYNSEAGKTVLEQNMETAIGINNNADPALRERGIKDNTIAALVGSISNGLLVSNALGSKMGGIYAANNSIDAASYSASTFSPQVEALFTQVNALILEESAFAKNFYANGSVHGDPAEQAEGIALPEGGQFNIYDLAYQPSEADKNDIGNSRPPQVWPDQIQTFTAEDFFGVETDTAVDIIPTLKGNAAFPSGHTAFGYSATSLFAQMIPERYQEMLLRGAEYGNSRVVVGAHHPLDVIGARIMTTYTLAQILNNHPEYLNRTLAPLGTPTTTTDDFQRLLLSAQADLRQLLEQGCGESITTCAAADKPSTEEMARRKEAYRHSLTYGFDPVGPTNLAPVVPEGAEVLIATRFPYLTAEQRREVLATTEIESGHALDDGSGWARLNLYDAADGYGAFHGDVHVSMDASRGGFNAYDSWNNDIAGEGRFVKSGSGILEFTGNNSFTGTTTIAGGGLIINGYHGDSAVTVDKGAMLGGSGTVGTLTSNSGALIAPGNSIGTMSVNGDVTFNPDSIYAVEVDSKGNSDLIQASGSAVLNGGQVNVSLEDRGNLLSAEEVHSLLGQEYSILTAEQGISGTFDNVQPSYLFVGTQLDYADNSVTLDVTRNATAFTDVADSDNQREVAAAIEALGAGNAVYESLLESDSAMQARSAFSQLSGQVHADIASAQLNDSRYLRDAMNGRMRQAEGLTSATDIQSTKGGSWGQILGAWDHASSDGNATGYDASTYGFLLGWDTTVGSGWDLGIAGGYTRTDLDGGHDASADSDNYHLGIYAGKRFGDIFLRGGSAYTWNRIETSRSMRYGDQSASASDKYSGRTAQVFAEAASRFTTGSVNLEPFANLAYVNFDSNEIDEKGGATALHGDEQVMDTTMSTLGLRADTQWKVSPTASVALRGELGWQHQLDDLERGKELMFTGSSESFTVDTVPASRDGAVMKLGTDVSIRDDTTLSLSYGGLWSEDYQDNSVNASVKWRF; encoded by the coding sequence ATGACGTACGCTCAGGATGCAACAACCATAAAAGCAACGGAGCTGATAAAAGGGTTCAGCCTGCTTTATAACAGTGAAGCGGGAAAGACGGTTCTCGAACAGAATATGGAGACGGCAATCGGCATCAACAACAATGCTGACCCAGCATTGAGAGAAAGGGGGATCAAGGACAATACGATTGCAGCCCTGGTGGGGTCGATCTCCAACGGCCTGCTTGTGTCCAATGCCCTGGGCTCGAAGATGGGTGGCATCTACGCCGCCAATAACAGCATTGATGCTGCCAGCTACTCGGCTTCGACGTTCTCTCCGCAAGTCGAGGCACTGTTCACTCAAGTGAATGCCCTGATCCTGGAAGAGTCCGCCTTCGCCAAGAATTTCTATGCCAATGGCAGTGTGCATGGTGACCCGGCAGAACAGGCAGAAGGTATTGCCTTACCCGAAGGTGGTCAATTCAATATTTACGATCTTGCGTATCAGCCTTCGGAAGCCGATAAAAATGACATCGGCAATTCACGGCCTCCACAAGTATGGCCAGACCAGATTCAAACGTTCACAGCCGAGGATTTCTTTGGTGTCGAGACGGATACAGCAGTCGACATCATTCCGACCCTCAAGGGCAATGCTGCATTTCCCAGCGGACATACTGCTTTCGGTTATTCCGCTACTTCTCTGTTTGCGCAGATGATTCCTGAGCGCTATCAGGAAATGCTGCTGCGTGGTGCAGAATACGGCAATAGTCGTGTTGTGGTTGGTGCCCACCATCCACTCGATGTGATCGGTGCCCGCATCATGACCACCTATACCTTGGCACAGATCCTCAACAACCATCCCGAGTACCTGAACAGAACACTCGCGCCACTGGGTACGCCAACCACCACGACCGATGATTTCCAACGCCTGCTGCTGAGTGCACAAGCCGACCTGCGTCAGTTGCTGGAACAGGGATGTGGTGAGTCCATCACGACATGCGCCGCAGCCGACAAGCCGAGCACGGAAGAGATGGCACGCCGCAAAGAAGCCTATCGCCACAGCCTGACTTATGGCTTCGATCCTGTTGGCCCCACCAACCTGGCCCCGGTCGTGCCGGAGGGAGCAGAAGTGCTGATAGCCACTCGCTTCCCGTATCTGACGGCCGAGCAGCGCCGCGAAGTGCTGGCCACCACCGAGATCGAATCCGGCCATGCCCTGGATGATGGCTCAGGCTGGGCCCGGCTCAACCTGTACGATGCTGCTGACGGTTACGGCGCCTTTCACGGTGATGTCCATGTCAGCATGGATGCCAGCCGTGGCGGATTCAACGCCTACGATAGCTGGAACAATGACATTGCAGGGGAGGGCCGCTTCGTCAAATCAGGCTCGGGAATCCTGGAATTCACTGGCAACAATAGCTTTACCGGTACCACCACGATTGCCGGTGGCGGGCTCATCATCAACGGTTACCATGGCGATTCTGCCGTTACGGTAGATAAGGGCGCCATGCTAGGGGGGTCCGGCACCGTAGGCACGCTGACCAGCAATTCAGGTGCCCTGATTGCGCCGGGGAATTCCATCGGCACCATGAGCGTCAATGGTGACGTCACTTTCAACCCCGACTCCATCTATGCCGTAGAAGTAGACAGCAAAGGTAACAGTGATCTCATTCAGGCATCTGGCTCGGCCGTACTCAACGGGGGACAGGTCAATGTCTCACTGGAAGATCGCGGCAATCTGCTGAGTGCAGAGGAAGTCCACAGTCTGCTTGGGCAGGAATATTCGATCCTGACAGCAGAGCAGGGTATCAGCGGGACCTTCGACAACGTGCAACCGAGCTACCTGTTTGTCGGCACCCAACTAGACTATGCCGATAACAGCGTGACATTGGATGTCACCCGTAATGCCACCGCCTTCACTGATGTGGCAGACAGCGACAATCAGCGTGAAGTCGCTGCCGCCATCGAAGCGCTGGGGGCAGGCAACGCTGTATATGAAAGCCTCCTGGAATCCGACTCCGCGATGCAGGCACGCAGCGCTTTCAGCCAATTATCCGGTCAGGTTCATGCCGATATCGCTTCCGCTCAATTGAACGACAGCCGTTACCTGCGCGATGCCATGAACGGTCGTATGCGCCAAGCGGAAGGCTTGACCAGCGCCACGGATATCCAGTCCACCAAGGGGGGCTCGTGGGGACAGATTCTGGGTGCCTGGGACCATGCATCCAGTGATGGTAATGCTACAGGCTATGATGCCTCCACCTATGGCTTCCTGCTGGGTTGGGATACTACGGTTGGCAGCGGTTGGGACCTTGGCATTGCCGGTGGCTATACCAGAACAGACCTTGACGGTGGTCATGATGCCAGTGCCGACAGCGATAACTACCATCTCGGCATCTATGCCGGAAAACGGTTCGGCGACATCTTCCTGCGCGGGGGCAGCGCATATACCTGGAACCGAATCGAGACCAGCCGTTCGATGCGTTATGGCGACCAATCCGCCAGTGCTAGCGACAAATACAGCGGGCGCACCGCACAGGTATTTGCCGAGGCGGCCTCCCGCTTTACTACCGGCAGCGTGAATCTCGAGCCTTTTGCCAACCTGGCCTATGTCAATTTCGACAGTAACGAGATTGACGAGAAGGGCGGTGCTACGGCACTACATGGCGATGAGCAGGTCATGGATACCACCATGTCAACGTTGGGCCTGCGTGCGGACACACAATGGAAAGTCAGTCCGACGGCATCCGTGGCACTACGCGGAGAGCTGGGCTGGCAGCATCAGCTTGATGACCTAGAGCGGGGCAAGGAACTAATGTTCACCGGCAGCAGCGAATCGTTCACGGTTGATACCGTTCCAGCCTCGCGAGACGGCGCGGTCATGAAACTTGGAACGGATGTCTCCATCCGCGATGACACGACATTATCCTTGTCCTATGGCGGCTTATGGTCCGAGGATTACCAGGACAACAGTGTCAATGCCAGCGTCAAATGGCGCTTCTGA
- a CDS encoding TRAP transporter small permease, with amino-acid sequence MTLPIDASSSSADIADEPDVTNLDLKKTGMTDPGMTKPDTIDKTLDGIAHLCLVSAGILLVFLIISFGWLVFGRYVLNDTPTWVEQSALLCVVYITCLGAAAGVRHDMHLKIDMIQEAMPTRFRNAMRQMADLFTATFGVFMAWQGYLLVLDNLDRPVPILGISESWRALPLVICGVLMVVFTINNILRRLTGSITQAGRSTGMED; translated from the coding sequence GTGACGCTACCCATCGACGCTTCTTCCTCGTCGGCTGATATTGCTGATGAGCCCGATGTGACGAACCTGGACTTGAAAAAAACCGGCATGACTGACCCTGGCATGACGAAACCCGACACCATAGACAAGACGCTCGATGGTATTGCGCATCTATGTCTTGTCTCTGCCGGCATATTGCTGGTGTTCCTGATCATCTCCTTCGGCTGGCTGGTCTTCGGCCGTTATGTACTCAACGATACGCCAACCTGGGTCGAACAGTCGGCTCTGCTGTGCGTTGTCTACATCACCTGTCTCGGCGCTGCCGCCGGTGTCAGGCATGACATGCACCTGAAGATCGATATGATTCAGGAAGCCATGCCAACTCGTTTTCGCAATGCCATGCGTCAAATGGCAGACCTGTTCACCGCAACCTTTGGTGTCTTCATGGCCTGGCAGGGCTACCTGCTGGTACTCGACAACCTCGATCGCCCGGTACCGATCCTCGGTATCTCCGAAAGCTGGAGAGCCTTGCCGCTGGTCATCTGCGGCGTACTGATGGTGGTGTTTACCATCAACAATATTCTGCGCCGACTGACGGGTTCCATCACCCAGGCAGGGCGCTCAACCGGGATGGAGGATTGA
- the ectB gene encoding diaminobutyrate--2-oxoglutarate transaminase: MQTQTLERMESDVRTYSRSFPVVFTKAVNARLTDEDGREYIDFLAGAGTLNYGHNNPELKQALVEYLSSDGIIHGLDFWTAAKRDYLETLEEVILKPRGLDYKIHLPGPTGTNAVEAAIRLARVAKGRHNIVSFTNGFHGVTMGALATTGNRKFREATGGVPTVGAAFVPFDGYLGDGTDTLDYFEKLLGDKSGGLDLPAAVIVETVQGEGGINVASTQWLQRLEGICRANDILLIIDDIQAGCGRTGKFFSFEHAGITPDIVTNSKSLSGLGLPFAHVLMRPELDKWKPGQYNGTFRGFNLAFVTAATAMRKYWSDDTFERDVQRKAGIVEERFTQLAGWISDKGHPASERGRGLMRGIDVGNGELADKITSKAFENGLVIETSGQDGEVVKCLCPLTIPDEDLLEGLDILERSIHEVLA; the protein is encoded by the coding sequence ATGCAGACCCAGACACTCGAACGTATGGAATCGGACGTCCGCACCTACTCACGCTCGTTTCCGGTGGTCTTCACCAAAGCGGTGAATGCACGCCTGACAGACGAAGATGGGCGTGAGTACATCGATTTCCTGGCCGGAGCGGGTACGCTCAACTATGGGCACAACAACCCGGAACTGAAACAGGCGCTGGTCGAATACCTCTCCAGCGATGGCATCATCCACGGCCTTGATTTCTGGACCGCAGCCAAGCGCGACTATCTGGAAACGCTGGAAGAGGTGATCCTCAAACCGCGTGGACTGGACTACAAGATCCATTTGCCTGGTCCGACAGGGACAAACGCTGTAGAAGCTGCCATTCGCCTGGCTCGGGTGGCCAAGGGCCGGCACAACATCGTGTCCTTCACCAACGGCTTCCATGGCGTGACCATGGGTGCACTGGCGACCACAGGCAACCGCAAGTTCCGCGAAGCCACTGGGGGCGTGCCGACGGTAGGCGCTGCCTTCGTGCCTTTCGATGGCTACCTTGGCGACGGCACCGATACCCTCGATTACTTTGAAAAGCTGCTGGGCGACAAGTCCGGTGGCCTTGACCTGCCGGCTGCCGTGATCGTGGAGACCGTTCAGGGGGAGGGCGGTATCAATGTCGCCAGCACCCAGTGGCTCCAGCGCCTGGAAGGTATCTGCCGTGCCAACGATATTCTGCTGATCATTGATGACATCCAGGCAGGCTGCGGCCGTACCGGCAAGTTCTTCAGTTTCGAGCATGCTGGCATCACACCGGACATTGTGACCAACTCCAAGTCTCTGTCCGGCCTTGGATTGCCGTTCGCCCACGTGCTGATGCGCCCTGAACTGGATAAATGGAAACCCGGTCAATACAACGGTACGTTCCGCGGTTTCAACCTGGCATTCGTGACAGCCGCCACCGCCATGCGCAAGTATTGGAGCGACGACACCTTCGAGCGCGATGTGCAGCGCAAGGCTGGCATCGTCGAGGAGCGCTTCACGCAACTGGCCGGCTGGATCAGCGACAAGGGTCATCCTGCCAGTGAACGTGGCCGCGGCCTGATGCGTGGTATCGATGTCGGCAACGGCGAATTGGCCGACAAGATTACCAGCAAGGCCTTCGAAAATGGCTTGGTCATCGAGACCAGTGGCCAGGATGGGGAAGTGGTCAAGTGCCTGTGCCCGTTGACTATTCCCGACGAGGACCTGCTTGAAGGTCTCGACATTCTTGAACGCAGCATTCACGAAGTGCTGGCCTGA
- a CDS encoding ectoine synthase, whose amino-acid sequence MIVRNLEEARKTDRLVTAENGNWDSTRLSLVDDGGACSFHITRIFEGTETHIHYKHHFEAVYCIEGEGEVETLADGKIWPIKPGDIYILDQHDEHLLRAHKTMHLACVFTPGLTGKEVHREDGSYAPVEA is encoded by the coding sequence ATGATCGTTCGTAACCTGGAAGAAGCACGCAAAACTGACCGCCTGGTGACCGCCGAGAACGGCAACTGGGATAGCACACGCCTGAGCCTGGTCGATGATGGGGGAGCGTGTTCCTTCCATATCACCCGTATTTTCGAAGGCACCGAGACGCATATTCACTACAAGCATCACTTTGAAGCGGTGTACTGCATCGAAGGTGAGGGTGAGGTCGAGACCTTGGCCGACGGCAAGATCTGGCCGATCAAGCCCGGCGATATCTATATCCTCGACCAGCACGATGAACATCTGCTGCGTGCACACAAGACCATGCACCTGGCTTGTGTGTTCACTCCCGGCCTGACAGGCAAGGAAGTGCATCGCGAAGATGGTTCCTATGCGCCTGTGGAAGCGTAA